From one Rubrobacter xylanophilus genomic stretch:
- a CDS encoding Nramp family divalent metal transporter — protein sequence MADTASREGGFAAELPSKYLPPVTYQDLPEPVPLRRVVGASVIILATALGSGEYVLWPYITSQIGLVFMWGAVVGFLIQFFINMEVERYTLATGESAITGFARLWKPWWWLFILFALFQNFWPGWATGSSTTLTFVFGLGEGAVVPITVAALIAIGLALTLSPVVYDAVEKIQFVIVTLIVIFLVASIFMATRLEAWGDLVTGFANFPRIPIGEEGLGAALLLGALAFAGAGGANNLVQSNYIRDKDMGMGARIPKIVSPFTGEEQAVPSLGYMFRTDEENMRRWRGWWRVANQEQFITFFLIGVTTLIILSVLAYSILPVGQVEEQSFDFIRTEGEVLSERIAPWFGIAFWLTGTFVLFSTNLGIIDYTCRLIADQLKVNALRESQFWSESRLYASFVWLMIIVGSIILISGMEQPLILLVISSSIAGVMMFIYSGLLIWLNRVALPDPIKIRGVRLVAMIISFLFFGFFSVYLVYDQIQTNILGG from the coding sequence GTGGCCGACACGGCAAGCCGCGAGGGAGGTTTTGCAGCCGAGCTGCCAAGCAAGTATCTACCGCCGGTAACATACCAGGACCTTCCGGAGCCCGTCCCGCTGCGGCGGGTGGTCGGGGCCAGCGTCATCATCCTCGCCACGGCGCTCGGGAGCGGGGAGTACGTACTCTGGCCCTACATCACCTCGCAGATAGGGCTCGTGTTCATGTGGGGTGCGGTGGTAGGGTTCCTGATCCAGTTCTTCATCAACATGGAGGTGGAGCGCTACACGCTCGCCACCGGCGAGAGCGCGATCACGGGTTTTGCCCGGCTGTGGAAGCCGTGGTGGTGGCTGTTCATACTCTTCGCTCTATTCCAGAACTTCTGGCCCGGCTGGGCGACCGGCTCCTCCACGACGCTCACCTTCGTCTTCGGGCTCGGTGAGGGGGCGGTCGTCCCGATCACGGTGGCGGCGCTCATCGCCATCGGGCTCGCGCTCACCCTCTCGCCGGTCGTCTACGACGCGGTGGAAAAGATCCAGTTCGTCATCGTCACCCTGATCGTCATCTTCCTCGTCGCGTCGATCTTCATGGCGACCCGTCTGGAGGCGTGGGGCGACCTCGTCACCGGCTTCGCCAACTTCCCGAGGATCCCCATAGGCGAGGAGGGTCTCGGAGCGGCGCTGCTCCTCGGTGCGCTGGCGTTCGCCGGCGCCGGCGGGGCCAACAACCTGGTGCAGAGCAACTACATCCGGGACAAGGACATGGGGATGGGGGCGCGCATCCCCAAGATCGTCTCCCCGTTCACCGGCGAGGAGCAGGCGGTGCCCTCCCTCGGCTACATGTTCCGCACCGACGAGGAGAACATGCGCCGCTGGCGGGGCTGGTGGCGGGTGGCGAACCAGGAGCAGTTCATCACCTTCTTCCTCATCGGGGTCACCACCCTCATCATCCTCTCGGTGCTCGCCTACTCGATCCTGCCGGTCGGACAGGTCGAGGAGCAGAGCTTCGACTTCATCAGGACCGAGGGCGAGGTGCTCTCCGAGCGGATCGCGCCGTGGTTCGGGATCGCGTTCTGGCTCACCGGGACCTTCGTGCTCTTCTCGACCAACCTGGGTATCATCGACTACACCTGCCGCCTCATAGCGGACCAGCTCAAGGTCAACGCCCTCCGGGAGAGCCAGTTCTGGTCCGAGAGCCGGTTGTACGCCTCCTTCGTGTGGCTCATGATCATCGTGGGCTCCATCATCCTCATCAGCGGCATGGAGCAGCCCCTGATCCTGCTGGTGATCTCCTCCTCCATAGCCGGGGTGATGATGTTCATCTACTCGGGGCTGCTCATCTGGCTGAACCGGGTGGCGCTGCCCGACCCGATAAAGATCCGGGGCGTGCGCCTCGTGGCGATGATCATCTCGTTCCTGTTCTTCGGGTTCTTCTCGGTGTATCTGGTCTACGACCAGATCCAGACGAACATCCTCGGGGGGTAG
- a CDS encoding (Fe-S)-binding protein: protein MRVALFIPCYVDLVSPEVGVSVVRVLRSQGVEVFYPEGQTCCGQPAFNSGFFEEARGAARHFLDVFGGERFDYVVCPSGSCTTMVSHYYPFLFRELPEELERAEGIGGRVREFSDFLANVLGTEEFGARFEGRAVFHCGCHQRRELGVLEEPQRILRNVEGLELVGWENEELCCGFGGTFSVKMPEVSVAMADEKIRALEKSGADTLVSCDPSCLLHLKGRLDRTGHGTRVLHLAQVLDPRRGRVG, encoded by the coding sequence ATGAGGGTGGCCCTTTTCATACCGTGCTACGTGGACCTCGTGAGCCCGGAGGTCGGGGTGAGCGTGGTGCGCGTGCTGCGTTCGCAGGGCGTCGAGGTCTTCTACCCGGAAGGTCAGACCTGCTGCGGCCAGCCGGCCTTCAACTCCGGCTTCTTCGAGGAGGCGCGCGGCGCGGCCCGGCACTTTCTCGACGTGTTCGGGGGGGAGCGCTTCGACTACGTCGTCTGCCCCTCCGGGTCGTGCACCACGATGGTCTCCCACTACTACCCATTCCTCTTCCGGGAGCTGCCGGAGGAGCTGGAGCGGGCCGAGGGGATCGGGGGGCGGGTGAGGGAGTTCTCGGACTTCCTCGCCAACGTGCTCGGCACCGAGGAGTTCGGGGCCCGGTTCGAGGGCCGGGCGGTCTTCCACTGCGGGTGCCACCAGCGGCGCGAGCTGGGGGTGCTGGAGGAGCCGCAGAGGATCCTGCGCAACGTCGAGGGTCTCGAGCTCGTGGGGTGGGAGAACGAGGAGCTCTGCTGCGGCTTCGGAGGGACCTTCTCCGTCAAGATGCCCGAGGTTTCCGTGGCGATGGCCGACGAGAAGATAAGGGCGCTGGAGAAGAGCGGGGCGGACACCCTCGTCTCCTGCGACCCGAGCTGCCTGCTGCACCTGAAGGGACGGCTCGACCGGACCGGCCACGGCACCCGGGTGCTGCATCTGGCGCAGGTACTGGACCCCAGGCGAGGGAGGGTTGGATAG
- a CDS encoding lactate racemase domain-containing protein — protein sequence MQTASPVREEIRRLLEAVEPPRVALVEQRIASPPALGDVRAAVREALEEVELPKGSVAIGVGSRGVARIAEIVAALVEALKEAGAEPFIVPAMGSHGASTAGGQAEVLAHLGVSEERVGCPVRATMETVEVGRTPSGVPVYMDRLASEADAVVVVNRIKPHTAFRGAVESGPSKMLAIGLGKQRGAHAIHAAGWENIHRTIPEAARVAVGAGKVAFALATLENADEEPCRVVALPAERLIEAETPLLKEAKRNLPRLPFDELDVLVVDEIGKNISGDGADPNVTGRYPTPYASGGPKVGRMVFLDLTEETGGNANGVGLSDVITSRLERRMDRSATYMNALTSTVPDTVKTPMVMETDREAIAAALLMCAGVEPAEARLVRIRNTLSLRRMWVSEALLGQAEPGLRVLEDPRPMRFDAAGNLL from the coding sequence ATGCAGACGGCAAGTCCGGTTCGCGAGGAGATCCGGCGGCTTCTCGAGGCCGTGGAGCCACCGCGGGTTGCGCTCGTGGAGCAGCGGATAGCCTCTCCGCCCGCCCTCGGGGACGTCCGGGCGGCGGTGCGGGAGGCGCTGGAAGAGGTGGAGCTGCCAAAGGGCTCCGTCGCCATAGGCGTCGGCAGCCGGGGCGTGGCCCGGATCGCGGAGATCGTGGCGGCCCTGGTGGAGGCCCTGAAGGAGGCCGGGGCGGAGCCGTTCATCGTGCCGGCGATGGGCAGCCACGGCGCCTCCACCGCCGGGGGCCAGGCGGAAGTGCTGGCGCACCTGGGCGTGAGCGAGGAGCGGGTGGGGTGTCCGGTGCGGGCCACGATGGAGACGGTGGAGGTAGGGCGCACCCCCTCCGGCGTCCCGGTCTACATGGACCGGCTGGCCTCCGAGGCGGACGCGGTGGTCGTGGTCAACCGCATCAAACCGCACACCGCCTTCCGCGGCGCCGTGGAGAGCGGGCCCTCGAAGATGCTCGCCATCGGGCTCGGCAAGCAACGGGGGGCGCACGCGATCCACGCGGCGGGCTGGGAGAACATCCACCGCACCATCCCGGAGGCCGCCCGGGTAGCCGTCGGGGCCGGGAAGGTCGCCTTCGCGCTCGCCACGCTGGAGAACGCCGACGAAGAACCCTGCAGGGTCGTCGCCCTCCCGGCAGAGCGGCTGATCGAGGCCGAGACTCCGCTCCTCAAGGAGGCCAAGAGGAACCTGCCGCGCCTCCCCTTCGACGAGCTGGACGTGCTGGTGGTGGACGAGATCGGGAAGAACATCTCCGGCGACGGGGCAGACCCCAACGTAACCGGACGCTACCCCACCCCCTACGCCTCCGGCGGACCGAAGGTCGGGCGGATGGTCTTCCTGGACCTCACCGAGGAGACCGGCGGCAACGCCAACGGGGTGGGGCTCTCGGACGTGATCACCTCCCGCCTCGAGCGCAGGATGGACCGCTCCGCCACCTACATGAACGCCCTGACCTCCACCGTCCCCGACACGGTGAAGACCCCGATGGTGATGGAGACCGACCGCGAGGCCATCGCCGCGGCCCTCCTGATGTGCGCCGGTGTGGAGCCCGCAGAGGCCCGCCTGGTGCGCATCCGCAACACCCTCAGCCTGCGTCGGATGTGGGTCTCCGAAGCGCTGCTGGGACAGGCGGAGCCCGGGCTCCGGGTCCTCGAAGACCCGCGCCCGATGCGCTTCGACGCAGCAGGGAACCTGCTCTAG
- a CDS encoding LutB/LldF family L-lactate oxidation iron-sulfur protein, with protein sequence MEKTGTEERARREGLASGVEGFNGRARRALADPELHDSIALFTRKTLKGRAARLAELPDAPELRERAYHIKQETMANLDRYLGQMADAVEARGGNVFFAETGEDVVRYVGELAREKGAKVITKSKSMATEEIELNRRLEEEYGELGLEVVETDLGEWIAQLAGDAPSHIVAPIMHMNRHQIARVLSGVAGEPLPPDVKALAGFARRRLREKFLAADIGISGANFGVAQTGTVCLVTNEGNGRLVTSVPPVHVVVMGIEKLVPRFEDLEVFVQLLARNGTGQKLTVYTSFITGPRGADELDGPEEFHLILMDNGRSKLLGTEFEEALYCIRCGSCLNVCPVYRQTGGHAYGSTYSGPIGAVITPLLKGDREAKDLPHASSLCGACWETCPVGIPLHDLLLKLRNRQVDEGLAGKAQEIAFKGFEEAVERPALYRAGARLGRVAQRPLVRDGSVRRLPPPLSGWTDFRDLPPLAERSFRELWREGID encoded by the coding sequence ATGGAGAAGACCGGCACCGAGGAGAGGGCCCGTCGTGAGGGGCTCGCGAGCGGGGTCGAGGGCTTCAACGGGCGGGCGCGGCGGGCGCTCGCCGACCCCGAGTTGCACGACTCCATAGCGCTCTTCACCCGCAAGACCCTCAAGGGCCGCGCCGCCCGGCTGGCCGAGCTTCCGGATGCCCCCGAGCTCAGGGAGCGGGCCTACCACATAAAGCAGGAGACGATGGCCAACCTCGACCGCTACCTGGGGCAGATGGCCGACGCGGTCGAGGCGCGGGGCGGCAACGTCTTCTTCGCCGAGACCGGCGAGGACGTGGTCCGCTACGTCGGGGAGCTGGCGCGCGAGAAGGGCGCGAAGGTCATCACCAAGTCCAAGAGCATGGCCACCGAGGAGATAGAGCTCAACCGCCGCCTCGAAGAGGAGTACGGCGAGCTGGGGCTCGAGGTGGTCGAGACCGACCTCGGGGAGTGGATCGCGCAGCTCGCCGGGGATGCCCCCTCCCACATCGTGGCCCCCATCATGCACATGAACCGCCACCAGATCGCCCGGGTGCTCTCCGGGGTGGCCGGGGAGCCGCTGCCGCCGGACGTCAAGGCGCTCGCGGGCTTCGCCCGCCGGAGGCTCCGGGAGAAGTTCCTCGCGGCGGACATCGGGATCTCGGGGGCCAACTTCGGGGTGGCGCAGACGGGCACCGTCTGCCTCGTCACCAACGAGGGCAACGGGCGGCTGGTCACCAGCGTCCCGCCGGTGCACGTGGTGGTGATGGGCATCGAGAAGCTGGTGCCGCGCTTCGAGGATCTTGAGGTCTTCGTGCAGCTTTTGGCGCGCAACGGCACCGGCCAGAAGCTCACGGTCTACACCAGCTTCATCACCGGCCCGCGCGGGGCGGACGAGCTGGACGGTCCGGAGGAGTTCCACCTGATCCTGATGGACAACGGCCGCTCGAAGCTGCTCGGCACCGAGTTCGAGGAGGCGCTCTACTGCATCCGGTGCGGCTCGTGCCTGAACGTCTGCCCGGTCTACCGGCAGACCGGCGGCCACGCCTACGGCTCCACCTACTCGGGCCCGATAGGCGCGGTGATCACGCCGCTGCTCAAAGGGGACCGGGAGGCGAAGGACCTGCCGCACGCCTCCTCGCTGTGCGGCGCCTGCTGGGAGACGTGCCCGGTGGGGATCCCGCTGCACGACTTGCTGCTGAAGCTCCGAAACCGGCAGGTGGATGAAGGGCTCGCTGGGAAGGCGCAGGAGATAGCCTTCAAGGGCTTCGAAGAGGCGGTGGAGCGCCCGGCGCTCTACCGGGCCGGAGCGCGGCTGGGGCGCGTCGCCCAGCGGCCGCTGGTCCGGGACGGCTCCGTGCGCCGGCTCCCGCCGCCGCTGAGCGGCTGGACGGACTTCCGGGATCTCCCCCCGCTCGCCGAGAGATCCTTCCGGGAGCTGTGGCGGGAGGGGATAGATTGA
- a CDS encoding substrate-binding domain-containing protein, which produces MYGRRILVLLAAVAAALVLAACAEVREQGGGQQGGGEGQQGPIELAVVPKAVGFDFWETVREGAVCAARRAEGEVDVQWDGVAQETDVTGQVNLLQNFITQGVDGLVYAATDARVLHDVTRQALDQGITVVNIDSGTDPQPENVPVFATDNVAAAERATEYLVEQLGPDGGKVAFIPFQPGTATNDTRTQGFKNVLEENPQVELVAEQSSESNYNRALQVTEDILTAHPDLDAIYAANEPGVLGAAEAVRSAGKAGEIIIVGWDTAPDELKAVREGVVSALIAQNPFRMGYDGVNAAVRMIRTGEQVEGGDTGAILVTKENIDDPEVQRVLKPSCENPPVEDQ; this is translated from the coding sequence GTGTACGGGAGAAGGATCCTGGTTCTGCTCGCGGCGGTCGCCGCCGCGCTCGTCCTCGCGGCGTGCGCCGAGGTCAGGGAGCAGGGAGGGGGCCAGCAGGGCGGCGGGGAGGGCCAGCAGGGGCCCATAGAGCTCGCCGTCGTGCCCAAGGCCGTCGGCTTCGACTTCTGGGAGACGGTCCGGGAGGGGGCGGTGTGCGCCGCCAGGAGGGCCGAGGGCGAGGTGGACGTGCAGTGGGACGGGGTCGCCCAGGAGACCGACGTTACCGGGCAGGTCAACCTGCTGCAGAACTTCATCACCCAGGGGGTGGACGGTCTCGTCTACGCCGCCACCGACGCCAGGGTGCTCCACGACGTCACCCGGCAGGCGCTCGATCAGGGCATAACCGTGGTCAACATCGACTCCGGCACCGACCCGCAGCCCGAGAACGTGCCGGTCTTCGCCACGGACAACGTGGCCGCCGCCGAGCGGGCGACCGAGTACCTGGTGGAGCAGCTCGGTCCCGACGGCGGGAAGGTGGCCTTCATCCCCTTCCAGCCCGGCACCGCGACCAACGACACCCGCACGCAGGGCTTCAAGAACGTGCTCGAGGAGAACCCGCAGGTCGAGCTCGTCGCCGAGCAGTCCAGCGAGAGCAACTACAACCGGGCGCTGCAGGTCACCGAGGACATCCTCACAGCCCACCCGGACCTGGACGCCATCTACGCGGCCAACGAGCCCGGCGTGCTCGGCGCCGCCGAGGCGGTGAGGAGCGCGGGCAAGGCCGGGGAGATCATCATCGTCGGTTGGGATACCGCCCCGGACGAGCTCAAGGCGGTGCGTGAGGGCGTGGTGAGCGCGCTCATCGCCCAGAACCCCTTCCGCATGGGCTACGACGGGGTGAACGCCGCCGTCCGGATGATCCGTACCGGCGAGCAGGTCGAGGGCGGCGACACCGGGGCCATACTGGTCACCAAAGAGAACATCGACGACCCGGAGGTGCAGCGGGTGCTGAAGCCCAGCTGCGAGAACCCGCCGGTCGAGGACCAGTAG
- a CDS encoding ketopantoate reductase family protein, with amino-acid sequence MSEAEILVVGGGAIGGATAALLAGRVRRVAVLDANREHAARMRDPGLLLDDLGTERRVRLEAYADPAEPDGPFDFALVTVKAPHLEAALAPLVERELARAYVSLGNGLVQERVARLVGEENLIVGTVEWGATNLGPGHLARTTRAPFVVGEPDGSVRERTRRLAAALGTAFEVHLTRNVRGQVWTKLLVNSTFSGLGAVSGLLYREVVASRAGLEAALAVWREGYEVGKAQGLRLERFVGVPAEELAAGGRRAEEAVREVMRHVGATKASMLQDLERGLKTEVDVINGGVVEKAREHGVPAPLNEHVLRLVHRMEEGADSPSPEKLRELASLAT; translated from the coding sequence GTGAGCGAGGCGGAGATCCTGGTCGTCGGCGGGGGCGCCATCGGCGGGGCGACGGCGGCGCTGCTCGCGGGCCGGGTGCGGCGGGTGGCGGTGCTGGACGCGAACCGGGAGCACGCCGCGAGGATGCGCGACCCCGGGCTCCTGCTCGACGACCTGGGCACCGAGCGGCGGGTGCGGCTCGAGGCATACGCCGACCCCGCGGAGCCGGACGGCCCCTTCGACTTCGCCCTCGTGACGGTCAAGGCGCCGCACCTGGAGGCGGCGCTCGCGCCGCTGGTGGAGCGGGAGCTCGCCCGGGCCTACGTCTCATTGGGCAACGGGCTGGTGCAGGAGCGGGTGGCCCGCCTCGTCGGGGAGGAGAACCTCATCGTCGGGACGGTGGAGTGGGGGGCGACCAACCTGGGGCCGGGGCATCTGGCGCGCACCACCCGGGCACCCTTCGTGGTCGGCGAGCCGGACGGGAGCGTGCGGGAGCGCACCCGCCGGCTCGCGGCGGCGCTCGGGACGGCCTTCGAAGTGCACCTCACGCGCAACGTCCGGGGGCAGGTGTGGACCAAGCTGCTGGTCAACAGCACCTTCTCCGGGTTGGGGGCGGTCTCGGGGCTGCTCTACCGGGAGGTGGTGGCCTCGCGCGCCGGGCTGGAGGCGGCGCTGGCGGTGTGGCGGGAGGGCTACGAGGTGGGGAAGGCGCAGGGGCTCAGGCTGGAGCGTTTCGTGGGCGTCCCGGCGGAGGAGCTCGCGGCGGGCGGCAGGAGGGCGGAGGAGGCGGTGCGAGAGGTGATGCGCCACGTGGGGGCCACCAAGGCCTCGATGCTCCAGGATCTGGAGCGTGGTCTCAAGACGGAGGTGGACGTCATCAACGGCGGCGTCGTGGAGAAGGCCCGGGAGCACGGGGTGCCCGCGCCGCTCAACGAGCACGTCCTCCGGCTCGTCCACAGGATGGAGGAGGGAGCCGACTCGCCCTCCCCCGAGAAGCTCCGGGAGCTCGCTTCCCTCGCCACCTGA
- a CDS encoding 3-keto-5-aminohexanoate cleavage protein: MLNAVPRNDPVIITCALTGGIHGKEANPNLPEQPDEIVEQGVAAWEAGAAILHVHARNPDGSNTMDPAIYSELHERLCAETDAVVQLTTGGSPVLSVEERLNTVYLCPEMCSLNMGLLNFFIRGEQVFFANHRSDIERFAREIAARNIKPELEVYSSAMLEEVAHLLSLGILQPPYTINLVLHTPTQGGQRGTPRNLFDMLQRLDELPVRREELRINVSSMGPTQLPITTMALAMGLNVRVGMEDNVYYRRGELLENNAQLVERTVRIARELERRVATPQEAREMLGLRGRERGRLPAGAGEVAG, encoded by the coding sequence TTGCTCAACGCCGTCCCGAGAAACGACCCCGTGATCATCACCTGCGCCCTGACCGGAGGCATCCACGGCAAGGAGGCCAACCCCAACCTCCCCGAGCAGCCCGACGAGATCGTCGAACAGGGCGTTGCGGCGTGGGAGGCGGGGGCGGCCATCCTGCACGTGCACGCCAGGAACCCCGACGGCTCCAACACGATGGACCCGGCGATCTACTCGGAGCTGCACGAGCGGCTGTGCGCCGAGACCGACGCCGTCGTGCAGCTGACCACCGGGGGGAGCCCGGTGCTCTCCGTGGAGGAGCGCCTGAACACCGTCTACCTCTGCCCGGAGATGTGCTCGCTGAACATGGGGCTTCTGAACTTCTTCATCCGGGGCGAGCAGGTCTTCTTCGCCAACCACCGCTCGGACATCGAGCGCTTCGCCCGCGAGATCGCCGCCCGAAACATAAAGCCGGAGCTGGAGGTCTACAGCAGCGCGATGCTGGAGGAGGTCGCCCACCTGCTCTCTCTGGGCATCCTGCAGCCGCCGTACACGATCAACCTCGTGCTGCATACCCCCACCCAGGGCGGCCAGCGGGGCACCCCGAGGAACCTTTTCGACATGCTCCAGCGCCTGGACGAGCTGCCGGTGAGGCGGGAGGAGCTGCGCATCAACGTCTCCTCGATGGGGCCGACGCAACTCCCGATAACCACCATGGCCCTGGCGATGGGCCTGAACGTGCGGGTAGGGATGGAGGACAACGTCTACTACCGCAGAGGGGAGCTCCTCGAAAACAACGCGCAGCTGGTGGAGCGCACGGTACGCATCGCGCGGGAGCTGGAGCGGCGGGTGGCCACCCCGCAGGAGGCGCGGGAGATGCTGGGGCTGCGCGGCAGGGAGAGGGGAAGGCTGCCCGCCGGCGCCGGGGAGGTGGCCGGGTGA
- a CDS encoding ABC transporter permease produces the protein MSQTTATGRTLGATLREHLSDVVSQLAAAGALIVVFVFLSIASPNFLTADNLFNVGTQTAVTAVIAIGMTLVIITAGIDLSVGSVAALSGVMGVMMMVDLGLPVPLAILGGTLVGAVCGLVNGLLISVAGLNPFIATLGMLSVARGLVYIVSDAQAVFGTPDSFRLLGQGVFVGGIPIPVVVILVVAVAGYVVLSRTKLGRYAYAIGSNVEAARLSGIPIRRYLTAVYVISGALAGFGGMIASSRVASGQPNFGMGLELDVIAAAVIGGASLFGGQGTVLGTLIGAFLIALIRNGAVLLDVNIFYQQVIIGVVIWLAVMWDQYRRRRLAAASE, from the coding sequence ATGAGCCAGACCACGGCCACAGGAAGGACGCTCGGCGCCACCCTGCGGGAGCATCTCTCGGACGTAGTCTCGCAGCTCGCCGCGGCGGGGGCGCTCATCGTCGTCTTCGTCTTCCTCTCCATCGCCTCGCCCAACTTCCTCACCGCCGACAACCTCTTCAACGTGGGCACCCAGACCGCGGTCACCGCGGTCATCGCCATCGGGATGACGCTGGTCATCATCACCGCCGGCATAGACCTCTCGGTCGGGTCGGTGGCGGCGCTCTCGGGGGTCATGGGGGTCATGATGATGGTCGACCTCGGGCTGCCGGTGCCCCTGGCCATCCTCGGCGGGACCCTGGTGGGGGCGGTGTGCGGGCTGGTGAACGGGCTTCTCATCTCGGTGGCGGGGCTCAACCCGTTCATCGCGACGCTCGGGATGCTCAGCGTGGCCCGCGGGCTGGTCTACATCGTCAGCGACGCCCAGGCCGTCTTCGGGACCCCCGACTCCTTCCGGCTGCTGGGGCAGGGGGTGTTCGTCGGCGGCATTCCCATCCCCGTGGTCGTCATCCTGGTGGTGGCCGTCGCGGGCTACGTGGTGCTCTCGCGGACCAAGCTCGGCCGCTACGCCTACGCCATCGGCTCCAACGTGGAGGCTGCCAGGCTCTCCGGGATCCCCATCCGGCGCTACCTCACGGCGGTCTACGTCATCTCGGGCGCTTTAGCGGGCTTCGGCGGCATGATCGCCTCCTCCCGGGTGGCCTCCGGGCAGCCCAACTTCGGGATGGGGCTCGAGCTGGACGTCATCGCGGCGGCCGTCATAGGCGGGGCCAGCCTCTTCGGGGGGCAGGGGACGGTCCTCGGGACCCTCATCGGGGCCTTCCTCATAGCCCTCATCCGCAACGGGGCCGTGCTCCTCGACGTCAACATCTTCTACCAGCAGGTGATCATCGGGGTCGTGATCTGGCTCGCCGTCATGTGGGACCAGTACCGGCGGCGCAGGCTCGCCGCGGCCTCGGAGTAG
- a CDS encoding HpcH/HpaI aldolase family protein → MVRRNPLRELWERDRTAFGLWATVPGSFGAELLAGAGFDYLCVDQQHGVLDYAAMVPMLQAARAAGAAPLTRVLSGDPALVTKALDAGAWGVIVPLVSDGAAAARVVSACRFPPRGSRSYGPVRAAEVIGSSDPGVVEREALCFVMVETAEGVGNVEEIAATPGLDGIYIGPADLSLSLGSGELERAVGRIREACEDAGIVPGIHCFSGEEARRRAEEGFRLVTVTSDAALLREGARRELAAARRAPSR, encoded by the coding sequence ATGGTGCGGCGGAACCCCCTCAGGGAGCTCTGGGAGCGGGACCGGACGGCGTTCGGCCTGTGGGCCACCGTGCCGGGCTCCTTCGGGGCCGAGCTGCTCGCCGGGGCCGGCTTCGACTACCTGTGCGTGGACCAGCAGCACGGGGTGCTGGACTATGCGGCGATGGTCCCCATGCTCCAGGCGGCGCGGGCGGCCGGGGCGGCCCCGCTCACCCGGGTGCTCTCGGGCGATCCCGCGCTCGTGACCAAGGCGCTCGACGCCGGGGCGTGGGGCGTGATCGTGCCTCTGGTCTCCGATGGCGCGGCGGCGGCCCGGGTGGTGTCCGCCTGCCGGTTTCCGCCGCGCGGGAGCCGCTCCTACGGGCCGGTGCGGGCCGCGGAGGTCATCGGCTCCTCTGATCCTGGGGTGGTGGAGCGGGAGGCGCTGTGCTTCGTGATGGTCGAGACCGCCGAGGGGGTAGGGAACGTGGAGGAGATAGCGGCCACCCCTGGGCTGGATGGGATCTACATCGGCCCCGCCGACCTCTCGCTCTCCCTCGGCTCCGGGGAGCTGGAGCGGGCCGTGGGGCGCATAAGGGAGGCGTGCGAGGACGCGGGGATAGTCCCCGGCATCCACTGTTTCTCCGGCGAGGAGGCCCGCCGCCGGGCGGAGGAGGGCTTCCGGCTCGTCACCGTCACCTCCGACGCGGCCCTCCTGCGGGAGGGGGCCCGGCGGGAGCTCGCGGCGGCCCGCCGGGCCCCCTCCCGTTAG
- a CDS encoding LutC/YkgG family protein has product MRRKEFLENIRHRTRSGRYQPTRAPDASWTPGRRAAAAREVGDPPSRFLEELAALGGHGRRVKDLEGARDYVVELARERGARLLVRWDVEELERLGADGPLREAGVEVAVWRDLEDFREVAGRADIGLSTAEWAIAETGSLVLESGPGKGRTVAILPPVYVAVVPVERLVRTVPEAIRMYAGRGSLPQNLCFHTGPSRSGDIEQSLATGVHGPGEVHVLLLG; this is encoded by the coding sequence TTGAGGCGAAAGGAGTTCCTGGAGAACATCCGGCACCGCACCCGCTCCGGCCGCTACCAGCCCACCAGAGCCCCCGATGCCTCCTGGACGCCCGGCCGGCGGGCCGCCGCGGCGCGCGAGGTCGGGGATCCTCCGTCCCGCTTTCTGGAGGAGCTCGCGGCCCTCGGCGGCCACGGGCGGCGCGTGAAGGACCTGGAGGGAGCCCGGGACTACGTAGTGGAGCTGGCGCGGGAGCGCGGGGCGCGGCTGCTCGTCCGGTGGGACGTGGAGGAGCTGGAGCGGCTCGGGGCCGACGGCCCGCTCCGGGAGGCGGGGGTGGAGGTGGCCGTCTGGCGGGATCTCGAAGATTTCCGGGAGGTGGCCGGCCGGGCGGACATCGGGCTCTCCACCGCCGAGTGGGCCATCGCCGAGACCGGGAGCCTGGTCCTGGAGAGCGGGCCCGGGAAGGGACGCACCGTGGCGATCCTGCCGCCGGTCTACGTGGCGGTGGTGCCGGTGGAGCGGCTCGTCCGGACGGTCCCCGAGGCCATAAGGATGTACGCCGGGCGGGGCTCACTGCCGCAGAACCTCTGCTTCCACACCGGGCCCAGCCGTTCGGGGGACATAGAGCAGTCGCTGGCCACCGGGGTGCACGGTCCCGGCGAGGTGCACGTGCTGCTTCTGGGCTAG